In one Sphingomonas sanguinis genomic region, the following are encoded:
- a CDS encoding flagellar motor protein MotB, with protein sequence MTEPFFPETPPARPIWLITLADLALLLVGFLVLVQATGAERRPALLNGLRAQFGSTDHVDQALRAPPAPPPAMPVAAASLSFTVGSAAPIEPDPLFGPWAREALADPRVRLSIVGSTDGSAPDVDPVTHSAVVLAADRARAAAALIGPAAADRLILSTAGKPGPRVAMITLVFAGEPSRRP encoded by the coding sequence ATGACCGAGCCGTTCTTTCCCGAAACGCCGCCCGCACGGCCGATCTGGCTCATCACGCTGGCCGACCTTGCCCTGTTGCTGGTCGGCTTCCTCGTTCTGGTCCAGGCGACCGGCGCCGAGCGGCGGCCCGCGCTGCTCAACGGCCTGCGCGCGCAGTTCGGCAGCACCGATCATGTCGACCAGGCGTTGCGGGCGCCCCCTGCCCCGCCGCCCGCCATGCCGGTCGCCGCCGCCTCGCTCAGCTTCACCGTCGGATCGGCCGCACCGATCGAGCCGGACCCGCTCTTCGGTCCCTGGGCGCGCGAGGCGCTGGCCGATCCGCGCGTTCGCCTTTCCATTGTCGGCTCGACCGACGGCAGCGCCCCCGATGTCGATCCCGTCACCCATAGCGCGGTCGTGCTCGCCGCCGATCGCGCCCGCGCCGCGGCCGCGCTGATCGGCCCTGCCGCCGCCGACCGCCTGATCCTGTCCACCGCCGGAAAGCCCGGACCTCGCGTCGCGATGATCACCCTGGTCTTTGCCGGCGAACCTTCACGGAGACCCTGA
- a CDS encoding flagellin N-terminal helical domain-containing protein — MTVIASNISALRASSANGAATEALNVSMQRLSTGKRINSAKDDAAGLAIAASMSAQVRGMNQGIRNANDGISMAQTAEGALDEVSNMLQRMRELAVQKANGIYSTNDKANITSEQTALANQVSNILFNTQFNGQKLLDGSAGTAGVVPIQAGANTNDAIKMTFTDLTTDTAINGVINVVNPTTGPSSIIDPPVALEKFDAAIGRVANIRAGLGATQNRLQSAVNNLTSNVTNLTDARSRIEDTDFSAETTALAKAQILSQASTAMLSQANQSQQGVLKLLGQ; from the coding sequence ATGACGGTTATCGCCAGTAATATTTCGGCGTTACGCGCATCGAGCGCCAACGGCGCCGCGACGGAAGCGCTGAACGTTTCGATGCAGCGCCTGTCCACCGGCAAGCGAATCAATTCTGCGAAGGACGACGCCGCAGGTCTCGCCATCGCCGCATCCATGTCGGCGCAGGTGCGCGGCATGAATCAGGGTATCCGCAACGCCAATGACGGCATCTCGATGGCGCAGACCGCCGAAGGCGCGCTGGACGAGGTGAGCAACATGCTCCAGCGGATGCGCGAATTGGCGGTGCAGAAGGCCAACGGCATCTACTCTACCAACGACAAGGCGAACATCACGTCCGAGCAGACGGCGCTGGCGAATCAGGTGTCGAACATCCTGTTCAATACTCAGTTCAACGGCCAGAAGTTGCTGGACGGTTCGGCGGGTACAGCAGGTGTCGTGCCGATCCAGGCGGGCGCGAACACCAATGACGCCATCAAAATGACCTTTACCGACCTGACGACCGACACCGCCATCAACGGCGTTATCAACGTCGTCAATCCGACGACCGGTCCCAGCAGCATCATCGATCCCCCGGTGGCTCTGGAAAAGTTCGACGCCGCCATCGGCCGGGTCGCCAATATCCGCGCGGGCCTCGGCGCCACGCAGAACCGGCTCCAGTCGGCGGTCAACAACCTGACCTCGAACGTCACCAACCTGACGGATGCGCGCAGCCGCATCGAGGATACCGATTTCTCGGCGGAAACCACCGCGCTCGCCAAGGCCCAGATTCTGAGCCAGGCGTCGACCGCGATGTTGAGCCAGGCCAACCAGTCGCAGCAGGGCGTGCTCAAGCTGCTCGGCCAGTAA
- a CDS encoding flagellar protein FlgN encodes MTRRDALIRVIEALHREIAALKVNDVAALERATTEKLAAIEEVAALGTGPAGPELRELADEANRLNETCRIYVNLMAANVRRRLQTLTGDSGMGYRPAMRAYA; translated from the coding sequence ATGACACGCCGTGACGCCCTGATCCGGGTCATCGAGGCCCTTCACCGCGAAATCGCGGCGCTGAAGGTCAACGACGTGGCCGCCCTGGAACGTGCGACGACCGAGAAGCTGGCCGCGATCGAGGAGGTCGCCGCGCTCGGCACCGGTCCCGCAGGCCCCGAACTGCGCGAGCTGGCTGACGAGGCCAACCGCCTGAACGAGACGTGCCGCATCTATGTCAACCTGATGGCGGCCAATGTCCGCCGCCGGTTGCAGACCCTGACCGGCGACTCCGGCATGGGCTACCGCCCCGCCATGCGCGCTTACGCCTGA
- a CDS encoding flagellin N-terminal helical domain-containing protein, translating to MTVIASNISAMRATAASTSASLALSTSMQRLSTGNRINSAKDDAAGLAISDSMTAQIKGMSQGIRNANDGISLAQTAEGALNEVGNMLQRMRELKVQSSNGTYSTADKANITNEQTSLAAQIKSVITNTKFNGKTLFDSTAAASAVTIQTGATTSDTVAINLRDMTATYTPAAAGPPATAEAGSKLSAVVDFSAAATTAGDSAALKSDSLDNYDAAIADVSKIRAGLGAVQNRLQSAVNSATSNMTNLAEAKSRISDTDFSEETTALAKAQILSQASTAMLSQANQSQQGVLKLLG from the coding sequence ATGACCGTTATTGCCAGCAATATCAGTGCTATGCGGGCAACCGCTGCTTCGACCTCGGCCTCGCTCGCGCTCAGCACCTCGATGCAGCGCCTGTCGACCGGCAACCGCATCAACTCGGCAAAGGACGACGCGGCGGGTCTGGCCATCAGCGACTCGATGACTGCCCAGATCAAGGGCATGTCGCAGGGCATTCGCAACGCGAATGACGGCATTTCGCTGGCTCAGACGGCGGAAGGCGCGCTGAACGAAGTCGGAAACATGCTCCAGCGTATGCGTGAGCTGAAGGTCCAGTCGTCGAACGGCACCTATTCGACCGCGGACAAGGCGAACATCACCAACGAGCAGACCTCGCTGGCCGCCCAGATCAAGTCGGTCATCACCAATACCAAATTCAACGGCAAGACGCTGTTCGACTCGACGGCAGCCGCTTCCGCGGTGACGATCCAGACCGGTGCGACGACGAGCGATACGGTCGCGATCAACCTGCGCGACATGACCGCGACCTACACGCCTGCGGCTGCTGGTCCGCCCGCCACGGCAGAAGCCGGTTCGAAGCTGAGCGCCGTGGTCGACTTCTCGGCCGCAGCGACCACTGCCGGTGACTCGGCTGCGCTGAAGTCGGACAGTCTGGACAATTACGACGCCGCGATCGCCGACGTGTCGAAGATCCGGGCAGGCCTGGGTGCGGTGCAGAACCGGCTCCAGTCGGCGGTCAACAGCGCGACGTCGAACATGACCAACCTGGCCGAAGCGAAGAGCCGTATCTCGGATACGGACTTCTCGGAAGAAACCACCGCGCTCGCCAAGGCGCAGATCCTGAGCCAGGCGTCCACCGCGATGCTGAGCCAGGCCAACCAGTCGCAGCAGGGCGTGCTGAAGCTCCTCGGCTAA
- a CDS encoding sigma-54 interaction domain-containing protein, which yields MSSIHPSAALVKQKYALISGLRAQGMAIAEQGAVPQAGDLFLVTEGDVIEHPARTVVVSDGPVPAITPAMGGRPAAVTYSSAESGVGNSFVRALLAGSTMPTAADPESLALFTLAERVAQADITVLINGPTGTGKEVVARAIHAQSARANKPFVAINCAALPESMLEALLFGHQKGAFTGAAQAGEGFFRAADGGTLLLDEIAEMPLQLQAKLLRVLQEREVIPLGASMPQSVDVRVIACANRDLQAEVAAGRFRADLYYRLSVFPLTTKALAERRLDIPALAATMILRHAAGRTAIPWPSATAIEKLAKHNWPGNVRELENVIQRALLFAGGETIEPEHIVFDRPMIANDLDDEPLTVTTAEATLGKVVQMSEFAAIREMLAACGGNRVETAKRLGISERTLRYRLAKAREQGEEIIRPSSRAMMA from the coding sequence ATGTCGTCGATTCACCCCTCCGCTGCGCTCGTTAAGCAGAAATATGCGCTGATTTCCGGGTTGCGGGCCCAGGGCATGGCCATTGCCGAGCAGGGCGCCGTGCCCCAGGCCGGGGACCTGTTCCTCGTCACCGAGGGCGACGTGATCGAGCATCCGGCGCGCACCGTCGTCGTGTCCGACGGTCCGGTCCCGGCCATCACCCCGGCGATGGGCGGCCGCCCTGCCGCCGTGACCTATTCCTCCGCGGAATCGGGCGTCGGCAACAGCTTCGTCCGCGCGCTGCTGGCCGGTTCGACCATGCCGACCGCCGCCGACCCGGAGAGCCTAGCGCTCTTCACGCTGGCCGAGCGGGTCGCGCAGGCGGACATCACCGTCCTCATCAACGGCCCGACCGGCACTGGCAAGGAAGTCGTCGCCCGCGCCATCCATGCGCAGTCGGCCCGCGCCAACAAGCCGTTCGTCGCGATCAACTGCGCCGCGCTGCCGGAATCGATGCTCGAGGCCCTGCTCTTCGGTCACCAGAAGGGCGCGTTCACCGGCGCGGCGCAGGCGGGCGAAGGCTTCTTCCGCGCGGCGGATGGCGGCACGCTGCTCCTCGACGAGATTGCCGAGATGCCGCTCCAGCTGCAGGCCAAGCTGCTGCGCGTCCTTCAGGAGCGCGAAGTGATCCCGCTCGGCGCGTCGATGCCGCAGTCGGTCGACGTCCGCGTCATCGCCTGCGCCAACCGCGACCTGCAGGCCGAAGTGGCGGCGGGCCGGTTCCGCGCCGACTTGTACTACCGCCTGTCGGTCTTCCCGCTGACCACCAAGGCGCTGGCCGAGCGTCGCCTGGATATCCCCGCGCTCGCCGCGACGATGATCCTGCGCCACGCCGCTGGCCGCACCGCCATTCCGTGGCCGAGCGCGACGGCGATCGAGAAGCTCGCCAAGCACAACTGGCCAGGCAATGTCCGCGAGCTGGAAAACGTCATCCAGCGCGCGCTGCTCTTTGCCGGTGGCGAGACGATCGAGCCCGAGCATATCGTGTTCGACCGCCCGATGATCGCCAACGACCTGGACGACGAGCCGCTGACCGTCACGACGGCGGAAGCGACGCTCGGCAAGGTCGTGCAGATGAGCGAGTTCGCCGCGATCCGCGAAATGCTGGCGGCCTGCGGCGGCAACCGGGTCGAGACGGCCAAGCGCCTCGGCATTTCGGAGCGCACCCTGCGCTACCGTCTCGCCAAGGCGCGTGAGCAGGGCGAAGAGATCATCCGACCCTCTAGCCGGGCCATGATGGCATGA
- a CDS encoding sigma-70 family RNA polymerase sigma factor: protein MSAHPLSGAFMDAQSFNPANFDPALANPTVADQPLTYRPAPRRAGMPGGDANAVIRQHLPLVRRIAWHVHGSMSSMIEVEDLVQVGLVALVEAAASFEERGVEFGHYLKSRLRGAMIDELRRQATTTRGAMRRRRQYHEAVNALSQTEGKAPSDEAVAEKLGITVERLRADYKTAEAVRMEAIDDVYADDLPWFADDTPDAFEQLAESDLRDALIAAISALPEREAMVIQLYYVEELNLEEIGQVLGVGAARVCQIKSAAHARLKKALASQR from the coding sequence ATGAGCGCACATCCCCTGAGCGGCGCGTTCATGGACGCGCAGAGCTTCAACCCGGCAAATTTCGATCCCGCGCTGGCCAATCCGACGGTCGCCGATCAGCCGCTGACCTATCGCCCGGCACCCCGCCGCGCCGGGATGCCCGGCGGCGATGCGAATGCGGTCATCCGCCAGCATCTGCCGCTGGTCCGGCGCATCGCGTGGCATGTGCATGGGTCCATGTCGAGCATGATCGAGGTCGAGGATCTGGTCCAGGTCGGCCTGGTCGCGCTGGTCGAGGCCGCCGCCTCGTTCGAGGAGCGCGGCGTCGAGTTCGGCCATTACCTCAAGTCGCGGCTGCGCGGCGCGATGATCGACGAGCTTCGGCGTCAGGCGACGACGACGCGCGGCGCGATGCGTCGCCGCCGCCAGTATCACGAGGCGGTCAACGCCCTGTCGCAGACCGAGGGCAAGGCCCCGTCCGACGAGGCGGTCGCCGAAAAGCTGGGCATCACGGTCGAACGGCTACGCGCCGACTACAAGACCGCAGAGGCCGTGCGCATGGAGGCGATCGACGATGTCTATGCCGACGACCTGCCCTGGTTCGCCGACGACACGCCCGACGCCTTCGAGCAGCTGGCCGAAAGCGACCTGCGCGACGCGTTGATCGCCGCCATCTCCGCGCTCCCCGAGCGCGAGGCGATGGTGATCCAGCTTTATTATGTCGAGGAACTCAACCTGGAGGAAATCGGCCAGGTGCTGGGCGTCGGCGCCGCGCGCGTCTGCCAGATCAAGAGCGCGGCGCATGCCCGCCTGAAAAAGGCCCTCGCCAGCCAGCGTTGA
- the fliE gene encoding flagellar hook-basal body complex protein FliE: MSVGGVGGAMSVDRVMALRAQILERNQALKAASQAGANQAAQAAQTQPVAAPTSFADTLESALKGVNEGQQQAARLSESYERGETVDIAKVMMARQQASVGFEATLQVRNKLLSAYKDIMSMPV, translated from the coding sequence ATGAGCGTCGGTGGTGTCGGCGGTGCGATGAGCGTCGACCGGGTGATGGCGCTTCGTGCCCAGATCCTGGAACGCAATCAGGCGCTCAAGGCGGCAAGCCAGGCCGGTGCCAACCAGGCGGCACAGGCCGCCCAGACTCAGCCGGTCGCCGCGCCGACCAGCTTTGCCGATACGCTGGAGTCCGCGCTGAAGGGCGTGAACGAAGGCCAGCAGCAGGCCGCCCGCCTGTCCGAATCCTACGAACGCGGCGAAACGGTCGACATCGCGAAGGTGATGATGGCCCGCCAGCAGGCGTCGGTCGGGTTCGAGGCGACCCTGCAAGTCCGTAACAAACTCCTGTCCGCCTATAAGGACATCATGAGCATGCCGGTGTAA
- a CDS encoding flagella basal body P-ring formation protein FlgA codes for MMILSLLLAGAAGFQDIASLDAAVTAFTGRPVGVEGGPRSAIDNRLKLAQCPTVALSWRTEAHDAVVVTCSSPQWRIFVPVLSAPKPAPEPRMIAAVAVKAEPVIKRGDPVVIEAGSDGFSITREGVAMADAAPGGHFPVRIESARQPIQAVALASGRATLPGWSE; via the coding sequence ATGATGATCCTGTCCCTGCTTCTGGCCGGTGCCGCCGGTTTCCAGGATATCGCGTCGCTCGACGCCGCCGTCACCGCCTTCACCGGCCGCCCGGTCGGGGTGGAGGGCGGCCCGCGTTCGGCCATCGACAACCGGCTGAAGCTGGCCCAGTGCCCGACGGTCGCGCTGTCCTGGCGGACGGAAGCGCATGACGCGGTAGTCGTCACCTGCTCCAGCCCGCAATGGCGCATCTTCGTGCCGGTGCTCTCCGCGCCCAAACCCGCCCCCGAACCGCGCATGATCGCCGCCGTCGCAGTCAAGGCGGAGCCGGTCATCAAGCGCGGCGATCCGGTCGTGATCGAAGCCGGATCGGACGGCTTTTCCATTACAAGAGAAGGGGTTGCCATGGCCGACGCGGCACCCGGCGGACACTTCCCGGTGCGTATCGAATCCGCCCGCCAGCCGATCCAGGCGGTGGCGTTGGCCAGCGGTCGCGCGACCCTGCCCGGCTGGTCCGAATGA
- the flhA gene encoding flagellar biosynthesis protein FlhA, which produces MGKLFSSGRTMALPAAILLLVLVMVVPIPPALLDIFFVANIAISLAVLMVALNAEKPLDFSAFPTVLLFATLFRLGLNVASTRIVLVHGHEGESAAGHVIEAFGTFLIGGDYVVGLFVFAILMIINLIVVTKGAGRVSEVSARFTLDALPGKQMAIDADLNAGLITPDQAKARRVEVSTEADFYGSMDGSSKFVKGDAVAAMLILAANVIGGLILGPVSHGMGIADAAKTYILLAIGDALVAQLPSLMLSIAAAAIVTRVSSDKDLAGQIGSQFGASKTWIPVAVILGLLGVLPGMPHLVLLPAAAIAGFTAWKLRQIEKRPVIAPPAPAPEPVDPSRIGWDEVIDGMQVHIDIGYGLVPLVDERRGAPLMARITGVRRQLSKDLGFVVPQARVRDDINLAPYSYRILINGVVTAEDQVSPDEMLALDTGQAFGALNGKPVKDPTFGLPATWILKGDADAATGMGYLVVDPGTVMATHLNHILSSNAAELLGPDEVQSLLDGLKERAAQLAASLSPNPLPLTTLTQVLKGLLSENITLKEFRRIASAIAVAAQKTLDAEEIVELIRPQLGALIIQKLCGMREPLRVMTLDGQLEGLLGQAMRADTARRHVIEPDLGRRITEALTQAAQPLIAEAKPFALVVQPGVRIAMRKLVRTCLPDTPVLSFFEVPEDKAVEVVAVIGSPHHHQQQALAA; this is translated from the coding sequence ATGGGCAAGCTCTTCTCCAGCGGCCGTACCATGGCCCTGCCCGCCGCGATCCTGCTGCTGGTGCTGGTCATGGTCGTGCCGATCCCGCCGGCGCTGCTCGACATCTTCTTCGTCGCCAACATCGCGATCAGCCTGGCCGTGCTGATGGTCGCGCTGAACGCCGAAAAGCCGCTCGACTTCTCGGCCTTCCCGACCGTCCTCCTGTTCGCGACCCTGTTCCGCCTGGGCCTCAACGTCGCCTCGACCCGCATCGTGCTGGTCCATGGCCATGAGGGCGAGAGCGCGGCGGGTCACGTCATCGAGGCGTTCGGCACCTTCCTGATCGGCGGCGACTATGTCGTGGGTCTCTTCGTCTTTGCGATCCTGATGATCATCAACCTGATCGTCGTGACCAAGGGCGCGGGCCGCGTGTCGGAAGTGTCCGCCCGCTTCACCCTGGACGCCCTGCCCGGCAAGCAGATGGCGATCGACGCCGACCTGAATGCCGGTCTCATCACGCCGGACCAGGCCAAGGCGCGTCGCGTCGAAGTGTCGACCGAGGCCGATTTCTACGGTTCGATGGACGGTTCGTCCAAGTTCGTGAAGGGCGACGCGGTCGCCGCCATGCTGATCCTGGCGGCCAATGTCATCGGCGGCCTGATCCTGGGTCCGGTCAGCCATGGCATGGGCATCGCCGACGCCGCCAAGACCTATATCCTGCTCGCCATCGGTGACGCGCTGGTCGCGCAGCTGCCCAGCCTGATGCTGTCGATCGCCGCCGCCGCCATCGTGACGCGCGTGTCATCGGACAAGGATCTGGCGGGCCAGATCGGGTCGCAGTTCGGCGCGTCCAAGACCTGGATCCCGGTCGCGGTGATCCTGGGCCTGCTGGGCGTGCTGCCGGGTATGCCGCATCTGGTGCTGCTGCCCGCCGCCGCGATCGCCGGGTTCACCGCCTGGAAGCTGCGCCAGATCGAGAAGCGCCCGGTCATCGCCCCCCCTGCCCCCGCGCCCGAGCCGGTCGACCCCTCGCGCATCGGCTGGGACGAGGTCATCGACGGGATGCAGGTCCATATCGACATCGGTTACGGCCTGGTCCCGCTGGTCGACGAGCGTCGCGGTGCGCCGCTGATGGCCCGCATCACCGGCGTCCGCCGCCAGCTGTCCAAGGATCTGGGCTTCGTCGTGCCGCAGGCGCGGGTCCGCGACGACATCAACCTGGCGCCCTATAGCTATCGCATCCTCATCAACGGTGTCGTCACCGCCGAGGATCAGGTGTCGCCCGACGAGATGCTGGCGCTCGACACCGGCCAGGCGTTCGGCGCGCTGAACGGCAAGCCGGTCAAGGACCCGACCTTCGGCCTGCCCGCCACTTGGATCCTGAAGGGCGACGCCGATGCCGCCACCGGCATGGGGTATCTGGTCGTCGACCCGGGCACCGTCATGGCGACGCACCTGAATCACATCCTGTCCTCGAACGCCGCCGAGCTGCTCGGCCCCGACGAGGTCCAGTCGCTGCTCGACGGGCTGAAGGAGCGCGCCGCGCAACTCGCCGCCTCGCTCAGCCCCAACCCGCTGCCGCTCACCACCCTGACCCAGGTTCTCAAGGGCCTTCTTTCGGAGAATATCACCTTGAAGGAGTTCCGCCGCATCGCCAGCGCGATCGCCGTGGCGGCCCAGAAGACGCTCGACGCCGAAGAGATCGTCGAGCTGATCCGGCCGCAGCTGGGCGCGCTCATCATCCAGAAGCTGTGCGGGATGCGCGAGCCGCTGCGCGTCATGACGCTGGACGGCCAGCTCGAAGGACTGCTGGGTCAGGCCATGCGCGCCGACACCGCGCGCCGCCATGTGATCGAACCCGATCTGGGCCGCCGCATCACCGAGGCGCTGACCCAGGCCGCGCAGCCGCTGATCGCCGAGGCTAAGCCCTTCGCGCTGGTCGTCCAGCCGGGCGTGCGCATCGCGATGCGCAAGCTGGTCCGCACCTGCCTGCCCGACACGCCCGTCCTCTCCTTCTTCGAAGTGCCCGAGGACAAGGCGGTCGAAGTCGTCGCCGTCATCGGCTCTCCCCATCATCACCAGCAACAGGCGTTGGCCGCATGA
- the flgM gene encoding flagellar biosynthesis anti-sigma factor FlgM, producing the protein MSAKPKGAGMVDVTRLSAGEARVGRIAAVTRPNALTGAAQPAQTPVKANDMSGVSNMARTLAAQPPVDMDRVAEIKKAIANGDFPILPATIADQMIALKLDWNGK; encoded by the coding sequence ATGTCAGCGAAACCAAAGGGTGCGGGCATGGTGGATGTAACAAGGCTGAGTGCCGGGGAAGCGAGGGTCGGGCGCATCGCCGCCGTGACGCGTCCCAACGCGCTCACCGGCGCCGCCCAGCCCGCGCAGACCCCGGTCAAGGCGAACGACATGAGCGGCGTCAGCAACATGGCCCGCACCTTGGCCGCGCAGCCGCCGGTCGACATGGACCGGGTCGCGGAGATCAAGAAGGCTATCGCCAATGGCGATTTTCCGATCCTGCCGGCGACCATCGCCGACCAGATGATTGCGCTGAAGCTCGATTGGAATGGTAAATGA
- a CDS encoding lytic transglycosylase domain-containing protein, giving the protein MTVQPVSHARIQSAIALASSRTGVDFGYLLGQAKLESGLNANARAGTSSASGLYQFVEQSWLAVVKKHGAEHGLGWAADAIGQSGGHYYVSGGARSAVMGLRNDPTAASLMAAEHASDNKSALESTLGRDANGTDLYMAHFLGLGGATKFLGTMASNPQASGASLFPAAARANRSVFYASNGQPRSLSDIYDRFSAKLAGTQADSDETRAANLQFAAQALALQGMNGDATVVTGNNESAADAIAWANSTMNQLGMRGATATGDSVLRPKPDHARLAYMMLARMGG; this is encoded by the coding sequence ATGACCGTCCAACCCGTCTCCCACGCCAGAATCCAATCGGCCATCGCGCTGGCATCCAGCCGCACGGGCGTCGATTTCGGCTATCTGCTTGGCCAGGCAAAGCTGGAATCCGGCCTGAATGCCAATGCCCGTGCGGGCACCTCGTCGGCCTCGGGACTTTATCAGTTCGTCGAGCAGAGCTGGCTGGCGGTCGTGAAGAAGCACGGCGCGGAACATGGCCTGGGCTGGGCGGCCGATGCGATCGGCCAGTCGGGCGGACACTATTATGTCTCGGGCGGCGCGCGCTCGGCGGTGATGGGCCTGCGCAACGATCCGACCGCCGCCTCGCTGATGGCGGCCGAGCACGCCTCGGACAACAAGTCCGCGCTGGAATCGACGCTGGGCCGCGATGCCAACGGCACCGACCTGTACATGGCGCATTTCCTGGGTCTGGGCGGCGCGACCAAGTTTCTGGGCACGATGGCCAGCAACCCGCAGGCCAGCGGCGCATCGCTGTTCCCCGCCGCCGCCCGCGCCAACCGTTCGGTCTTCTACGCCTCGAACGGCCAGCCGCGCTCGCTCTCGGACATTTACGACCGCTTCTCCGCCAAGCTGGCCGGAACGCAGGCCGACAGCGACGAGACGCGCGCCGCCAATCTGCAATTCGCCGCCCAGGCGCTCGCGCTTCAGGGCATGAACGGCGACGCGACCGTCGTCACCGGCAACAACGAAAGCGCCGCCGATGCGATCGCCTGGGCCAACAGCACCATGAACCAGCTGGGGATGCGCGGCGCCACCGCGACCGGCGACAGCGTGCTGCGGCCCAAGCCCGATCATGCGCGCCTCGCCTACATGATGCTCGCACGGATGGGTGGCTAA
- a CDS encoding ABC transporter permease — protein MLARHERHLIGRYLWPGAGGRLVLLVAGIGCTGVMIGVAALVLVIAVMNGAQTKLVESVAPVDGHLSVTVPSGSRLSEAQVAATIARIPGVVRTEPVREITAGLSIDGRITPIKLQGRDPRTLYRLVPTMRSALAHSSDPASAVAIGQNAALQLGLFPGDRIAIGRVVVSPDRTVSLDLTPARVAAFYADDDKGSDQVTLYAPLDSLPILQDDSVVTRRVAVVLTDTAKEAAVTAAIRRRLGSGYPITSWQQANRALLAALVTEKIGMTIAVGLVTLVALFNILSSMTLLARAKRREIAILRTMGVTARSIMRIFATVGSIIALIGAGIGLSLATLLLTQRAAIVTAVRHLSPARQAEWDVFLSLPIGISARELAVIALSVVAGAVLASLYPAWRAGRTSPALVLRAD, from the coding sequence ATGCTCGCACGCCATGAACGCCATCTGATCGGCCGCTATCTGTGGCCGGGTGCGGGCGGGCGGCTGGTCCTGCTGGTCGCGGGCATCGGCTGTACCGGCGTCATGATCGGCGTCGCCGCGCTGGTGCTGGTCATCGCGGTCATGAACGGCGCGCAGACCAAATTGGTCGAGAGCGTCGCGCCGGTCGACGGGCATCTCAGCGTCACCGTGCCTTCGGGATCGAGGCTAAGCGAAGCACAGGTCGCCGCCACGATCGCCCGCATCCCCGGCGTCGTCCGCACCGAGCCGGTTCGCGAGATCACCGCCGGGCTGTCGATCGACGGCCGGATCACTCCCATCAAACTCCAGGGCCGCGATCCCCGGACACTCTATAGACTCGTGCCGACCATGCGCTCGGCGCTGGCGCACAGCTCCGATCCGGCGAGCGCGGTGGCGATCGGCCAGAATGCCGCGCTGCAACTGGGCCTGTTTCCCGGCGACCGGATCGCGATCGGCCGGGTCGTCGTCAGCCCCGATCGCACCGTGTCGCTCGACCTGACCCCGGCGCGGGTCGCCGCCTTTTATGCGGATGACGACAAGGGCAGCGACCAGGTGACGCTGTACGCCCCCCTCGATTCGCTGCCCATCCTGCAGGACGATTCGGTCGTGACCCGCCGGGTCGCGGTGGTGCTGACCGATACGGCCAAGGAAGCGGCGGTGACGGCGGCGATCCGACGACGATTGGGTTCGGGCTATCCGATCACCAGCTGGCAGCAGGCGAATCGCGCGCTGCTCGCCGCGCTCGTCACCGAAAAGATCGGCATGACCATCGCGGTCGGGCTGGTCACGCTGGTCGCGCTATTCAACATCTTGTCATCGATGACCCTGCTCGCACGGGCGAAGCGGCGCGAGATCGCGATCCTGCGCACCATGGGCGTGACCGCGCGCAGCATCATGCGCATCTTCGCCACCGTGGGCAGCATCATCGCGCTGATCGGGGCGGGCATCGGCCTATCGCTGGCCACACTGTTACTGACCCAGCGGGCTGCGATCGTCACGGCCGTCCGCCATCTTTCTCCTGCGCGGCAGGCCGAATGGGACGTGTTCCTGTCGCTGCCGATCGGAATTTCGGCGCGCGAGCTGGCGGTGATCGCCTTGAGCGTCGTGGCGGGGGCGGTGCTGGCCAGCCTGTATCCCGCCTGGCGCGCGGGGCGGACCTCGCCTGCCCTGGTGCTGCGCGCCGATTGA